One stretch of Streptomyces sp. A2-16 DNA includes these proteins:
- a CDS encoding FCD domain-containing protein has product MNDTPAVAAVVNGADERRDYRPGYEVVAERILEFIAEARLVPGDRMPTENDLAQQLDTSRAVVREAVKILSALGRVRAHKGRGLFVADDDGMLITSRWGGFFRPVDLDHVLMLFEFRRVQEMAAAKLAATRATPAELRTIEVAMQQCRYGYTHGDVDVFNRADDDFHAALAAASHNTFLGSAVRDARRLQRQSSAIGIHDSLGEGTPAAVEEHEAIYRAIRDGRPDEAAEATAVHLDRTLEDYRREIQRRLFG; this is encoded by the coding sequence ATGAACGACACGCCCGCCGTGGCAGCAGTCGTGAACGGCGCGGACGAGCGGCGCGACTACCGGCCCGGGTACGAGGTCGTGGCGGAGCGGATCCTCGAGTTCATCGCCGAGGCCCGCTTGGTCCCCGGCGACCGGATGCCCACGGAGAACGACCTGGCCCAGCAGTTGGACACCAGCAGGGCGGTGGTCCGGGAAGCGGTGAAGATCCTCTCGGCGCTCGGCCGGGTGCGGGCGCACAAGGGCCGCGGGCTGTTCGTCGCGGACGACGACGGCATGCTGATCACCAGTCGCTGGGGCGGGTTCTTCCGTCCCGTGGACCTCGATCACGTGCTCATGCTGTTCGAGTTCCGCAGGGTCCAGGAGATGGCCGCCGCCAAGCTCGCGGCCACCCGTGCCACGCCCGCCGAACTGCGCACGATCGAGGTCGCCATGCAGCAGTGCCGGTACGGGTACACCCACGGCGACGTCGACGTCTTCAACCGGGCGGACGACGACTTCCACGCAGCGTTGGCCGCGGCCTCGCACAACACCTTCCTCGGCAGCGCGGTGCGCGACGCGCGCCGACTGCAGCGCCAGTCCAGTGCGATCGGCATCCACGACAGCCTCGGCGAGGGCACCCCGGCCGCGGTAGAGGAGCACGAGGCCATCTACCGCGCCATCCGCGACGGCCGCCCCGACGAGGCCGCCGAGGCCACGGCCGTCCACCTCGACCGGACGCTGGAGGACTACCGGCGCGAGATCCAGCGCCGTCTGTTCGGCTGA
- a CDS encoding ABC transporter substrate-binding protein, with translation MSVYKPSVAQETGTSRRRAALLAGCAATVLLTVTACGGGGGATGTTKDGFAQAAQKDGALTVWVDATRMDAAKLYQASHPGVKMDIVSYDGDANGSNYLQTKVQLFNRTGKGWPDVVFSSQNNEASWAVDAGFAAPLNRGLIPDATLGGFAKGANDVCTVDGTLYCLRNDLSQAVLWYNAPLLKKFGYTVPTTWEEYQALGEKVAKEHPGYLVGDAGDSFTPEIYLWASKCGANHITGPKSVSVNTTSEACTKMAKLMDVLIKNKSLSISGVFSTDFAKNEADKVLLMPGPAWYGGAVFKDGLKTPAKQIAVAPIPQWQGETSPSTGNVGGGTWLLSKHSTHLKAATDFLTWVTTDNAYQGAKAPGFPAYAPAAENWLKAQAASGYYASDLSALKDASSQVWADWGSGQFSQEAIWAATVKPGLTQGKTIESLLPAWQDSIVKYAKSNGYKVSQ, from the coding sequence ATGTCCGTCTACAAGCCTTCGGTCGCCCAGGAGACAGGGACCAGCAGGAGACGCGCCGCGCTGCTGGCCGGCTGTGCCGCCACCGTGCTGCTCACGGTGACCGCCTGTGGCGGGGGCGGCGGCGCGACCGGCACGACCAAGGACGGATTCGCGCAGGCCGCCCAGAAGGACGGGGCGCTGACCGTCTGGGTGGACGCGACCCGTATGGACGCCGCGAAGCTGTACCAGGCGTCGCACCCGGGCGTGAAGATGGACATCGTCAGCTACGACGGCGACGCCAACGGGTCCAACTACCTCCAGACGAAGGTCCAGTTGTTCAACCGCACGGGCAAGGGCTGGCCGGACGTCGTCTTCAGCTCGCAGAACAACGAGGCGAGCTGGGCGGTGGACGCGGGCTTCGCGGCACCGCTGAACAGGGGCCTGATACCGGACGCGACCCTCGGCGGATTCGCCAAGGGCGCCAACGACGTCTGCACGGTCGACGGAACCCTGTACTGCCTGCGCAACGACCTCTCCCAGGCGGTGCTCTGGTACAACGCGCCGCTGCTGAAGAAGTTCGGCTACACGGTCCCGACGACCTGGGAGGAGTACCAGGCGCTCGGCGAGAAGGTCGCCAAGGAGCACCCCGGCTACCTCGTGGGCGACGCGGGCGACTCCTTCACCCCCGAGATCTACCTGTGGGCGAGCAAGTGCGGCGCCAACCACATCACCGGCCCCAAGTCCGTGTCCGTCAACACCACCAGCGAGGCCTGCACCAAGATGGCCAAGCTGATGGACGTACTGATCAAGAACAAGTCCCTGTCGATCAGCGGCGTCTTCAGCACCGACTTCGCCAAGAACGAGGCCGACAAGGTCCTGCTCATGCCCGGCCCGGCCTGGTACGGCGGCGCCGTGTTCAAGGACGGCCTCAAGACCCCGGCCAAGCAGATCGCGGTGGCACCCATCCCGCAGTGGCAGGGCGAGACCTCGCCGTCCACCGGCAACGTCGGCGGCGGCACCTGGCTGCTGTCCAAGCACTCCACCCACCTCAAGGCGGCCACCGACTTCCTGACGTGGGTCACCACCGACAACGCCTACCAGGGCGCGAAGGCCCCCGGCTTCCCGGCCTACGCGCCCGCCGCCGAGAACTGGCTCAAGGCGCAGGCCGCCTCCGGCTACTACGCCAGTGACCTCAGCGCCCTCAAGGACGCCTCCTCGCAGGTGTGGGCCGACTGGGGCTCGGGGCAGTTCAGCCAGGAGGCGATCTGGGCCGCCACCGTCAAGCCCGGCCTGACCCAGGGCAAGACCATCGAATCGCTGCTGCCCGCCTGGCAGGACTCCATCGTCAAGTACGCCAAGTCCAACGGATACAAGGTCTCCCAGTGA
- a CDS encoding sugar ABC transporter permease: MTLTHSSAGSVRGRPRGTSRQSRAGVAFVAGYVLLLIAFGVLPTCYAVYFAFTDAGGTFTGFSNFVTTAQDFRFVDSLGHVALYLAFWLLSLVVFVVVLALLLHRLSSGPLSQALRFLYYIPGALAGAASVLVWLFMLDPTVSPVSSLLETLGFHTFGEVIAPGNLAMLFTIIAFWTGAGGWIVVMYGALNNIPKDVMEAARIDGANGWQTAWRVQIPMLRKWIVYMVILAFAGGAQLFVEPQLLSLASTGVAGRDYSLNQLTYDFAFQMNNINGAAAVSVELLVVSVSVAGVFVARSGFFDAD; the protein is encoded by the coding sequence GTGACCCTCACGCATTCCTCGGCCGGCTCTGTCCGGGGGCGCCCTCGCGGCACCTCCCGGCAGAGCCGGGCCGGCGTGGCTTTCGTCGCCGGCTACGTACTGTTGCTGATCGCCTTCGGCGTCCTTCCGACCTGTTACGCCGTCTACTTCGCGTTCACGGACGCCGGAGGCACGTTCACCGGTTTCAGCAACTTCGTCACCACGGCACAGGACTTCCGCTTCGTCGACTCGCTGGGCCACGTGGCCCTGTACCTGGCTTTCTGGCTCCTGTCGCTCGTGGTGTTCGTCGTGGTCCTGGCGCTGCTCCTGCACCGGCTGTCCTCCGGACCGCTCAGCCAGGCGCTGCGCTTCCTCTACTACATCCCCGGAGCGCTCGCCGGCGCCGCGAGCGTCCTGGTGTGGCTGTTCATGCTCGACCCGACGGTGAGCCCGGTCAGTTCGCTGCTGGAGACACTGGGCTTCCACACCTTCGGCGAGGTCATCGCCCCCGGCAACCTGGCGATGCTGTTCACGATCATCGCGTTCTGGACCGGCGCGGGCGGCTGGATCGTCGTCATGTACGGCGCGCTCAACAACATTCCCAAGGACGTCATGGAAGCCGCGCGCATCGACGGTGCGAACGGCTGGCAGACCGCCTGGCGAGTGCAGATCCCCATGCTCCGCAAGTGGATCGTGTACATGGTGATCCTGGCCTTCGCGGGCGGCGCGCAACTCTTCGTCGAACCGCAGCTGCTCTCCCTCGCCAGCACGGGCGTGGCCGGCCGCGACTACTCGCTCAACCAGCTGACGTACGACTTCGCCTTCCAGATGAACAACATCAACGGCGCCGCCGCGGTCTCCGTGGAGCTCCTGGTCGTCAGCGTGTCGGTCGCCGGTGTCTTCGTCGCACGGTCGGGGTTCTTCGATGCCGACTGA
- a CDS encoding carbohydrate ABC transporter permease: MTSRLLAGSVLAVFVVFFVLPVLWLLLAATKTDQQLVHDNPLSFGSWHALKANWHALTAFQDNAILVWLGNSAVYASISLVITLCLAIPAGYALAMTEFRGRHTLLIATLVVMLMPNATLVVPLFLEINAVHLIGTMWSIILPYSFYPFGVYLTYIYFTTAVPKDLLAAARIDGCSEFGVFRHVALPLATPVIALVGFFSFVANWTNYFLPYVMLPESDQMPIQVGVGSLLSNVPSFNPTVGALAIQRPQLALATLVAITPVLVVFLFAQRFLVSGMLAGATKE, encoded by the coding sequence ATGACGTCCCGGCTGCTGGCGGGCTCGGTGCTCGCCGTGTTCGTGGTGTTCTTCGTGCTGCCGGTGCTGTGGCTGCTGCTCGCGGCCACCAAGACCGACCAGCAGCTGGTCCACGACAACCCCCTGTCCTTCGGCTCCTGGCACGCGCTGAAAGCCAACTGGCACGCGCTCACCGCGTTCCAGGACAACGCCATCCTGGTGTGGCTGGGGAACTCCGCCGTCTACGCATCGATCTCCCTGGTCATCACGCTCTGCCTGGCCATCCCGGCCGGATACGCGCTGGCGATGACCGAGTTCCGCGGCCGGCACACGCTCCTGATCGCGACCCTCGTCGTGATGCTGATGCCGAACGCCACGCTGGTGGTCCCGCTGTTCCTGGAGATCAACGCGGTACATCTGATCGGCACCATGTGGTCGATCATCCTGCCGTACTCGTTCTACCCGTTCGGGGTGTACCTGACGTACATCTACTTCACCACCGCCGTGCCCAAGGACCTCCTGGCGGCGGCGCGGATCGACGGCTGCTCCGAGTTCGGCGTCTTCCGCCATGTGGCCCTTCCGCTGGCGACACCCGTCATCGCACTGGTCGGGTTCTTCAGCTTCGTCGCCAACTGGACGAACTACTTCCTGCCGTACGTGATGCTCCCCGAGAGCGACCAGATGCCGATCCAGGTGGGCGTCGGCAGTCTTCTCAGCAATGTGCCGTCGTTCAACCCGACCGTCGGCGCCCTCGCCATCCAACGCCCGCAATTGGCCTTGGCGACGCTGGTTGCCATCACACCCGTCCTCGTCGTGTTCCTGTTCGCCCAGCGCTTCCTGGTCAGCGGAATGCTCGCCGGCGCCACCAAGGAGTGA
- a CDS encoding L-rhamnose mutarotase codes for MKRIAQTIRLRPEHREEYLRLHSAVWPGVEAALHRANIRNYSIFLHGDVLFAYMEYHGEDFEADMASIEADPETQRWWKLTDPCQEPWPDRGEDRQWSDLPEIWHLSPPGDDTTA; via the coding sequence GTGAAGCGCATCGCCCAGACCATCAGGCTCCGCCCCGAGCACCGCGAGGAGTACCTCCGGCTCCACTCCGCCGTGTGGCCCGGCGTCGAAGCCGCCCTGCACCGGGCGAACATCCGCAACTACAGCATCTTCCTCCACGGTGACGTGCTGTTCGCCTACATGGAGTACCACGGCGAGGACTTCGAGGCCGACATGGCGTCCATCGAGGCCGACCCCGAGACCCAGCGCTGGTGGAAGCTCACCGACCCGTGCCAGGAACCCTGGCCGGACCGGGGCGAAGACCGCCAGTGGAGCGACCTCCCGGAGATCTGGCACCTGAGCCCGCCCGGCGACGACACCACCGCCTGA
- a CDS encoding amidohydrolase family protein, translating into MNTSVLVDAHHHLWDLAHRPQPWLDDPDVASIRRTFTPDDLRATATHPIAGRRLRGTVVVQCVAEVAETEDLLALAEREPLIQAVVGWADLTSPEIGDVLDQLLAGPGGGHLRSLRHLVQGETDPNWLQRPDVERGLRAARERGLRYDVLVRAHQLDQAIRLAERFPDLPQVLDHAGKPDITRQDFADWEHRMRQLAAHPHVVCKVSGLITEADHSRWTTADIRPVWDVLASAFGPQRLMFGSDWPVANLAGGWNRWATTVDELLTGWSESDIEALLAGTATAFYGLAPVAGEGDATARTS; encoded by the coding sequence GTGAACACATCCGTGCTCGTCGACGCCCACCACCACCTGTGGGACCTCGCGCACCGCCCGCAACCCTGGCTCGACGACCCCGACGTGGCGTCGATCCGCCGCACCTTCACCCCGGACGACCTGCGCGCTACCGCCACCCACCCCATCGCGGGCCGGCGGCTGCGCGGCACGGTGGTCGTCCAGTGCGTCGCGGAGGTCGCCGAGACCGAGGACCTGCTCGCGCTCGCCGAGCGGGAGCCGCTGATCCAAGCTGTGGTCGGCTGGGCAGACCTCACGTCACCGGAGATCGGTGACGTGCTCGACCAGCTGCTCGCCGGGCCGGGCGGCGGCCACCTGCGCTCCCTGCGCCACCTCGTCCAGGGCGAGACGGACCCGAACTGGCTGCAACGCCCCGACGTGGAACGCGGGTTGCGGGCGGCCCGGGAGCGCGGACTGCGCTACGACGTGCTCGTGCGCGCCCACCAGCTCGACCAGGCGATCCGGCTCGCGGAACGCTTCCCCGACCTGCCTCAGGTGCTCGACCACGCGGGCAAGCCGGACATCACCCGACAGGACTTCGCGGACTGGGAACACCGGATGCGGCAGTTGGCCGCGCATCCGCATGTGGTGTGCAAGGTCTCGGGGCTGATCACGGAGGCCGACCACTCTCGCTGGACCACCGCCGACATCAGGCCCGTCTGGGACGTACTGGCCTCCGCCTTCGGCCCCCAGCGGCTGATGTTCGGCTCGGACTGGCCGGTCGCCAACCTGGCGGGGGGCTGGAACCGGTGGGCCACCACCGTGGACGAACTGCTCACCGGCTGGAGCGAGAGCGACATCGAGGCGCTCCTCGCCGGGACCGCCACCGCGTTCTACGGCCTTGCGCCGGTCGCCGGAGAGGGAGACGCAACGGCCCGAACGAGCTGA
- a CDS encoding alcohol dehydrogenase catalytic domain-containing protein gives MTLATRYLSARTLDTAPVTSTPPGPGEVELAPAYVGICGTDLHIFHGDMDTRVAAPAVLGHEMAGRVVRVGPDVEDWAPGDAVTVMPLRWDDTCPACRNGHQHICQHLDFIGIDSPGAMQQRWTVPASTLIQLPDSLPLDRAALVEPTAVAVHDVGRAQVRDGERVVVVGGGPVGVLIALVARAAGGDVRVVELSAHRRLLAEELGLTVWDPAADDLAELVGQWTGDAGADVAFEVSGAAGGVDTAVEVLGVRGRLCLVAIHSRPREVNLHRFFWRELTLVGARLYDRSDFEKAVALVADGTIPADRLISKIVPLTQAPAAFEALEGGGNVMKILVDCTDEAQEAAV, from the coding sequence GTGACACTCGCGACTCGTTATCTGTCCGCCCGCACCCTCGACACCGCACCCGTCACCAGCACACCGCCGGGCCCCGGCGAGGTGGAGCTGGCCCCCGCCTACGTCGGTATCTGCGGCACCGACCTGCACATCTTCCACGGAGACATGGACACGCGGGTCGCGGCGCCCGCCGTCCTCGGGCACGAGATGGCCGGCCGTGTCGTCCGAGTTGGCCCCGACGTCGAGGACTGGGCACCCGGTGACGCGGTCACCGTGATGCCGCTGCGCTGGGACGACACCTGCCCGGCCTGCCGCAACGGCCACCAGCACATCTGCCAGCACCTCGACTTCATCGGCATCGACTCCCCCGGCGCCATGCAGCAGCGCTGGACCGTGCCCGCCTCCACTCTCATACAGCTGCCCGACTCCCTCCCCCTGGACCGGGCCGCCCTCGTCGAGCCCACCGCGGTCGCCGTGCACGACGTCGGCCGGGCCCAAGTACGCGACGGCGAGCGGGTCGTCGTGGTCGGCGGCGGCCCGGTCGGCGTCCTGATCGCGCTGGTGGCCCGGGCCGCCGGAGGGGACGTCCGGGTGGTGGAACTGAGCGCCCACCGGCGGCTGCTCGCCGAGGAGTTGGGGCTGACCGTGTGGGATCCGGCCGCCGACGACCTGGCCGAGCTGGTCGGGCAGTGGACCGGCGACGCGGGGGCGGACGTCGCCTTCGAGGTGTCCGGCGCCGCGGGAGGCGTGGACACCGCGGTCGAGGTGCTCGGCGTGCGCGGCCGGCTGTGCCTGGTCGCGATCCACTCCCGGCCCCGCGAGGTGAACCTGCACCGCTTCTTCTGGCGTGAACTCACCCTCGTCGGGGCCCGGTTGTACGACCGCTCCGACTTCGAGAAGGCGGTGGCGCTGGTCGCCGACGGCACGATCCCGGCCGACCGGCTGATCAGCAAAATCGTGCCGCTCACCCAGGCTCCGGCCGCGTTCGAGGCGCTGGAGGGCGGCGGAAACGTGATGAAGATCCTGGTGGACTGCACCGACGAGGCCCAGGAGGCCGCCGTATGA
- a CDS encoding SDR family oxidoreductase translates to MNAFDLTGRLAVVTGARRGIGRAMARALAEAGADVIGVSASLEESGSAVEKDVTAAGRSFEAIRADFADPEAVRELGADLAGRKRQVDILVNNAGTIRRAPAAEHTDADWDLVLQVNLSAQFALARAVGASMVARGRGKVIFTASLLSFQGGITVPGYTAAKHGVAGLTKALANEWAPHGVNVNAIAPGYIATDNTQALQDDPARSRAILDRIPAARWGSAEDLAGATVFLASDAAAYVHGTVLPVDGGWLGR, encoded by the coding sequence ATGAACGCCTTCGACCTCACCGGACGGCTCGCCGTCGTCACCGGCGCCCGGCGCGGGATAGGCCGGGCCATGGCCCGCGCGCTCGCCGAGGCCGGCGCGGACGTCATCGGGGTGAGCGCCTCGCTGGAGGAGTCCGGCAGCGCGGTGGAGAAGGACGTCACCGCCGCGGGGCGCAGCTTCGAGGCGATCCGAGCCGACTTCGCCGACCCCGAGGCCGTCCGGGAACTGGGCGCGGACCTGGCGGGCCGGAAGCGTCAGGTGGACATCCTGGTCAACAACGCGGGCACGATCCGCCGGGCGCCCGCAGCCGAACACACCGATGCCGACTGGGACTTGGTGCTCCAGGTCAATCTCAGCGCCCAGTTCGCGCTGGCCCGCGCGGTCGGCGCGTCGATGGTGGCGCGCGGCCGGGGGAAGGTCATCTTCACGGCTTCCCTCCTGAGCTTCCAGGGCGGCATCACCGTCCCCGGCTACACCGCGGCCAAGCACGGCGTCGCCGGTCTCACAAAGGCACTGGCGAACGAGTGGGCGCCGCACGGCGTCAACGTCAACGCCATCGCGCCGGGCTACATCGCCACCGACAACACCCAGGCACTCCAGGACGACCCGGCGCGCAGCAGGGCGATTCTGGACCGCATCCCGGCCGCGCGGTGGGGCAGCGCCGAGGACCTCGCGGGCGCCACCGTCTTCCTGGCCTCGGACGCGGCGGCGTACGTGCACGGCACCGTCCTCCCGGTCGACGGCGGATGGCTGGGCCGATGA
- the eda gene encoding bifunctional 4-hydroxy-2-oxoglutarate aldolase/2-dehydro-3-deoxy-phosphogluconate aldolase, whose amino-acid sequence MTADLTRLLAAARIVPVLTVPDPTTAAPLARALAEGGARCAEVTFRTPDAEQVVKAMADRGDLVVGAGTVLTAEQAERAVAAGARFVVSPGVDHEVISRCRELGVPVLPGVATSTEVMSALRVGLDTVKLFPAEPLGGTAMLRALAAPFPGVRFVPTGGIDTAALPGYLNEPSVLAVGGSWMAAPALLASGDYAEIRRLTADAVERSMP is encoded by the coding sequence ATGACCGCCGACCTCACCCGCCTGCTCGCCGCAGCACGCATCGTGCCGGTCCTGACCGTGCCGGACCCCACCACGGCGGCCCCGCTGGCCCGCGCCCTGGCCGAGGGCGGTGCGCGCTGTGCGGAGGTCACCTTCCGCACCCCGGACGCCGAGCAGGTCGTGAAGGCGATGGCCGACCGGGGCGACCTGGTCGTGGGCGCCGGTACGGTGCTCACCGCCGAGCAGGCGGAGCGGGCCGTGGCGGCCGGGGCGCGCTTCGTCGTCTCCCCCGGCGTGGACCACGAAGTCATCTCCCGATGCAGGGAGTTGGGGGTCCCCGTGCTTCCCGGCGTCGCCACCTCGACGGAAGTGATGAGCGCCCTGCGGGTCGGCCTCGACACGGTCAAGCTGTTCCCCGCCGAGCCGCTCGGCGGTACGGCGATGCTCCGGGCGCTCGCGGCGCCCTTCCCCGGCGTGCGGTTCGTGCCGACCGGCGGGATCGACACCGCCGCCCTGCCCGGCTACCTCAACGAGCCTTCCGTACTGGCGGTGGGCGGCAGCTGGATGGCCGCCCCCGCTCTCCTCGCGAGCGGCGACTACGCGGAGATCCGCCGGCTGACCGCCGACGCGGTGGAGCGGAGCATGCCATGA
- a CDS encoding sugar kinase: MTDVIALGEVMLRFDPGEGRIRTARSFQVWEGGGEYNVVRGLRRCFGLRTAVVTALADNAVGRLVEDLVLQGGVDTSMICWMPDDGIGRSARNGLNFVERGYGIRGALGVSDRAHTAVSQLRKGDVDWDTVFSAGARWFHTGGIFAGLSDTTVDVADEAMAAARRHGVTVSYDPNYRPSLWADRGGPERARETDLRLARHADVVVGALGLAGEHPGAVRFSADEVPDALAAVADLLPGAKVLATTLREVASAGVNDWTSAAWSAETGHVTGPVMPGLHVLDRIGSGDGFAAGLIHGLLAGHSLERALAYGTAHGALVMTTPGDVSMATLAEVEALVDGGSAHVRR, from the coding sequence ATGACCGACGTGATCGCCCTCGGCGAGGTCATGCTGCGGTTCGACCCCGGTGAGGGCCGGATCCGCACCGCGCGCAGCTTCCAGGTGTGGGAGGGCGGCGGCGAGTACAACGTCGTACGCGGGCTGCGCCGCTGTTTCGGACTGCGCACCGCCGTGGTCACCGCGCTCGCGGACAACGCGGTCGGACGCCTCGTCGAGGACCTGGTCCTCCAGGGCGGGGTCGACACCTCGATGATCTGCTGGATGCCCGACGACGGCATCGGCCGCAGCGCCCGCAACGGTCTCAACTTCGTCGAACGCGGCTACGGCATCCGCGGCGCGCTCGGTGTCAGCGACCGCGCCCACACCGCCGTCTCCCAACTCCGCAAGGGTGACGTGGACTGGGACACGGTGTTCTCCGCCGGGGCACGCTGGTTCCACACCGGCGGCATCTTCGCGGGCCTGTCGGACACCACCGTCGACGTGGCCGACGAGGCCATGGCCGCCGCGCGGCGGCACGGTGTCACCGTCTCCTACGACCCCAACTACCGACCCAGCCTCTGGGCCGACCGCGGCGGACCGGAACGGGCCCGCGAGACCGACCTGCGCCTCGCCCGACACGCCGACGTCGTGGTGGGCGCCCTCGGCCTGGCCGGCGAGCATCCGGGCGCCGTGCGCTTCTCCGCCGACGAGGTGCCGGACGCCCTGGCCGCCGTGGCCGACCTGCTGCCCGGCGCCAAGGTGCTCGCGACAACCCTGCGCGAGGTGGCCTCGGCGGGCGTGAACGACTGGACCTCCGCGGCCTGGTCCGCCGAGACCGGTCACGTCACCGGCCCCGTCATGCCCGGCCTGCACGTCCTGGACCGCATCGGCTCAGGCGACGGCTTCGCCGCCGGACTGATCCACGGTCTGCTCGCAGGTCACTCACTGGAACGTGCCCTCGCTTACGGCACGGCCCACGGTGCCCTGGTCATGACGACTCCCGGCGACGTCTCGATGGCCACCCTCGCCGAGGTCGAGGCACTCGTCGACGGCGGCTCGGCCCACGTCCGACGCTGA
- a CDS encoding aldo/keto reductase produces MQHRKIQHTPVAVTELGFGASVIGNLYRLTEAHVASAALDTAWDAGIRYFDTAPHYGLGLSERRLGAALRDRPREEYVVSSKVGRLLVPNAHPRGVDDEGFVVRDDLRRQWDFSRDGVLRSLDETLERTGLDRLDIVYLHDPDDHWRQAADEAMPALAELREQGVIGAIGAGMNQSAMLARFLRETAADVVMLAGRYTLLDQSALDDVLPAAQAHGKSVVAVGVFNSGLLSKDRPAEGMKYDYQDAPTDLVRRALAIAEVCERYGTTLPAAAIAFPRTHPAVVNVTLGMRTAEQVRRNVELHARRVPDGLWDELRAQGLIRADVPTTSEERQPRRS; encoded by the coding sequence TTGCAGCACCGCAAGATCCAGCACACACCGGTCGCCGTCACCGAACTCGGCTTCGGTGCCTCGGTGATCGGCAACCTCTACCGGCTGACCGAGGCCCATGTCGCCTCGGCCGCCCTCGACACCGCCTGGGACGCAGGCATCCGGTACTTCGACACCGCGCCGCACTACGGCCTCGGCCTCTCCGAACGCCGGCTCGGCGCCGCCCTGCGCGACCGGCCCCGCGAGGAGTACGTCGTCTCGTCCAAAGTGGGCCGCCTCCTGGTCCCCAACGCACATCCGCGGGGCGTCGACGACGAGGGGTTCGTCGTACGGGACGACCTGCGCCGGCAGTGGGACTTCAGCCGAGACGGCGTGCTGCGCTCCCTCGATGAGACCCTGGAACGCACCGGCCTGGACCGCCTCGACATCGTGTACCTCCACGACCCCGACGACCACTGGCGACAGGCCGCCGACGAGGCCATGCCCGCCCTGGCCGAACTGCGCGAGCAGGGCGTCATCGGAGCGATCGGCGCGGGCATGAACCAGTCCGCCATGCTCGCCCGCTTCCTGCGCGAGACCGCCGCCGACGTGGTGATGCTGGCCGGACGCTACACCCTCCTCGACCAGTCCGCCCTGGACGACGTCCTGCCCGCCGCGCAGGCCCACGGCAAGAGCGTCGTCGCCGTCGGCGTCTTCAACTCCGGCCTTCTCTCGAAGGACCGGCCCGCCGAGGGCATGAAGTACGACTACCAGGACGCCCCGACCGACCTGGTGCGGCGGGCCCTGGCCATCGCCGAGGTCTGCGAGCGGTACGGCACCACCCTGCCGGCCGCCGCCATCGCCTTCCCCCGCACGCACCCCGCCGTCGTCAACGTCACCCTCGGCATGCGCACCGCGGAGCAGGTCCGGCGCAACGTCGAACTGCACGCCCGGCGCGTCCCCGACGGGCTCTGGGACGAACTGCGCGCGCAGGGGCTGATCAGGGCCGATGTGCCCACCACGAGCGAGGAGCGGCAACCCCGCCGCTCCTGA